Part of the Triticum aestivum cultivar Chinese Spring chromosome 4D, IWGSC CS RefSeq v2.1, whole genome shotgun sequence genome is shown below.
TAATGATGAATAGATCGTGTTTGCTATTACTCAGGCACCTGAAATTTTCTGTCCCATCCATTGATTCATTTTCTCCCTGTACAGGAACTAATCAGTTAATTGTGTGTGTCCGGAACGCCGCAGCCTCAATCCACGATCATCTCTCATGTGAATTGTGTAGTGCGTTCGTGTTAAGTTGCCATTGTCTGTTCACTGTGTGCGATGTCAGTGTGTGTGCGCGCTTTTTGTATGTGTGTGTACGTGACATCGCGTGTGTGTTTGTCGTGCGCAATGATAAAGTGTTTTTTAGGAAATATCAATGCCCCAAATTCATTCTATCTTAAAATAAttctgttttgtttttgtttttttatgtcATTGTTCATGGATGCTTCAATTATTTAGTCGTAGGCTTTTCTCCTATATTTGTGCATGCCGCGATGCATTTGATGTTGCAATGTAACACTGCTTAATTTTCTGTTAGCAACTAAAATGAAATTCATTTTCGTAATTGACCTAcctaaattaataaaaaaatgtctTTTTTCGCCCATGTGTAGTCGAATTTTTTGGCCGTTGGGTTTTTTCTCCATATATGCCCAAGTGATAACATATTAGTGATTGGGGCCATCATTATTGGCCGCTTGAGAGGAAGCTATGCGCCCGTTTCTTCGtcttaaaagaagaagaaaagaagaagaaaacctcaCCTCAATCTCAAAAAATAATTTAATAAAAATTCTTGCATCGCGTGGTCCCATCCATCTAAAAAAATCATAGGAAAACTtttctcaaaaaaaaggaaaaaaatcccaCTTCATCTTCCAAAATTAGTCTCTAGTAAAAATCAAAAACTTTCTCACTGCAGCCAACAAGCATGCGCCACttggcatagctggttggccggCCTTCTCGTGCGCCTTAATGGGTTTAATTGATATCGTAACTACGTGATACAGTTTCTAAAAAAAATGTGACACTAATTGATTTTTTTTTGCTAGAAAACTAAAATGGTTGTTTTTCTTGTTTTGATCTATTTTGaatcatcatcattattattattatatttgcaCTAGTTTACCCTTGTTCTTGCATAATAATATTATAATTATGAGTTTTGCTTATTTTTGTGCAAGTTTTTAATACATTTTGAATTCACTTTATAAGAAAAAAGTTTGACAAGAACTCTTTATGATTGTCCATGTTAGGCATATTTGCATAATactccttccttttctttttactACCCATATTCGTTTTATCTTAAGTCAACTTTTTAAAATATATCAACCTTATAGAAAAGGATATTGACATTCACAATACCAAGTTTTTCttccattttctttcttctttagaATAATACCAATGCACCTAATTCATTCTTCCTTcgatttttttgttgtttttgcttttatgttctactccctccgtcccaaagtaAGTGCCCcaaccttagtacaactttatactaaagttataataaggttgagacacttattttgggacggagggagtatttgttaatTTTTAGTATCTTTTTAATTTTTACTAGCAACATATTTTCTTTAAGCAGGTCATTGTGTTGATCTTAATTCCACACCTCAAAGCCCGTGGTGTAAGAATATTGTATAAGTCTAATGTGACCaatgtattttttgtgattttaTTTAAAAAATTAACGTAATGGTTGTTGAAATAAAAGAGTATAATAGATGTTTTAGTTCACACTTTTATGTGCAAGTTTACACTTGTTCTTGCACTAGTTTACACTTGTTCTTTCACAATACTGAAATGTGCAAGTTTTGCATATTTTGTGTGCAAGTTTTTAATATATTTTGAATCCTCTCTATATGAAAAGTCTTTATGATTGTCCATCTTAGGCATATTTGCATAATAccactttctttttctttttactacCCATATTATTTTTGTCTTAAGTAAAAAAATCAAGCTTATAAAAAAGAATACTTACATTCACAATGCCAAGTTTCTATTTCATGTTCTTTCTTCtttagggtaataccaatgcccACAATTCATTTTACCTTAGAATGTTTTTTATTTTAGTATTTTTTGTGTTTAAGTTTAAGCTTATTTTTTTATTACAACGAATTTTATTTAACCAGGCCGTTTTGTTGATCTTAATTCCACACCTTATAGCCCGTAGTGTAAGAATATTGTGGAAATTCGATATGACCAATGTAATTTATTGTGTGGTtctaattttaaaaatagcataATAGTTGCTAAAATAAAAAACCAGAATCAATGTTTTAATTCCCTCTTTTCTCCTCTCATTAATTTGTATAAGTATAGTGTATGCATGCGCAAGCAAATATACTTGTTAAGAAAAGTTTTACATTCACATGCATAGTGTGTGCGCATGCACAAATGACAGATTTTAGCAAGCTGATTGGATAATATATATTTTCAGGCACGTGACACATAGGTGATCCCTGAATAGATTAGAAGTTTTCcccacaaaaaaaagagagagaaaaggaaaagaaaagcagGAATAGCTCGAATTTACAAGTAAGAAACGAACAGCGGGGCGCTTGCCATGAATAGGCAGTATGCATTCAAAACCGCGGTCACCATGGACGGCCAGCCGGCCACCCCTCGAAATTAAAGGCTGTGCATTTCGCATGCTTCCCCCGAGCCAAATCGCCCTGCCTGCATTGCTTCCTGATCACCCATTCCTACTCCCGGCCGGGctcccggccggccggccggcaagCACTACAAGATGTTGAGCTGGCTCCGTTGTTTCCCGCACGACGGCACCGTCATGGACGAGGAGAGGAAGCCCAGGCCCGGGAGGAGCGCCACTTTCAGGAAGAAGCATAGCCCCGATGCCGCGCCGTCTCGGAAACGGTTCGTCCGGTCGGGCACCTCGCTCACCGCGTCCTCGtcggcacgagccagcttcggccGCCACTCCGTCGACGTCCCCAACTACAACCACAGCATCGTCTCGGCGCGCTCCTTCACCTTCCctgagctcgccgccgccacggacAGCTTCAGCCATGCCAACCTCATCGGCGAGGGCGGCTTCGGCCGCGTCTACAGAGGCCTCATCGGCTCGTCGGCGGTGGCCGTCAAGCAGCTCGACCGCACGGGGTTCCAGGGCGACCACGAGTTCCTCGTGGAGGTGCTGGTGCTGAGCAGCCTCCTGACCCACCCCAACCTCGTCGGCCTCCTGGGCTACTGCGCCGACGGCAACCAGCGGCTCCTCGTCTACCAACTCATGCCGCTCGGCTCCCTCGAAAATCACCTCTTCCTCCCCCGAGTCCCAGCGGACGGCGAAGAGAAGCCACCACCGCCGGTTCTGCCGTGGCGGACCAGGATGAGGATCGCGCACGACGCCGCCCAGGGCCTGGAGTTCCTCCACGAGACTGCCAACCCGCCGGTGATCTACCGCGACCTCAAGTCCTCCAACATCCTCCTCGACGAGGGATACAACGCCAAGCTCTCCGACTTCGGCCTCGCCAAGCTGGCCACACCGATCACCCGCAACGGCAAGGGCGGTGAcgcggaggaggagaaggacggTTCGTCGAGGGTGATGGGCACGTACGGTTACTGCGCGCCGGAGTACGTGAGGAAGGGGCACCTGACGGTGAAGTCggacgtgtacagcttcggcgtgGTGCTGCTGGAGCTCATCACCGGCAGGCGGGTCATCGACGAGAGCAGGCCCTCTGGGGAGCAGAACCTCGTGGCCTGGGCGGCGCCCATGTTCAGCGAGCAGAGGAGGATGCACGAGCTGGTGGATCCGCTCCTGGTAGAAGGGCCGAGCGGCAGGGAGCTGAAgcaggcggtggcggtggcggctatGTGCTTGCAGGAGGAGGACACCGTAAGGCCCATCATGTCGGACGTCGTCATGGCGCTCAGCTTCGCCGCCGACGACTTACCCTCGGCTCCCAGATACACGTCACTTTAGCATATTACTATATCTGGTGGCATTGGCTAACATTGTGTGGTTTTTATCCGGTGGCATTGGCTAACATTGTGGGGTTTGCGTCTTACAAAATGAAATAATAAAACAGGGGATTCGGCTCAGATTTCAAGTCGCAAACCTTGCAAAATACCACCGCTAAATACCATGAATTTCctacatactccctccggtccgaaatataagatcatttagagatttcaatatatactacatacagagcaaaataagtgaatatacgctctaaaatatgtgtagtccgtattgaaatctctaaaagggcttatatttagaaacggagggagtacatacataCAGAAAATAAAATATCGAAGCATGGCATATTAGTTCTTACCACAGGCTGAACAAAAGGAAACTCTTTAAAGACGGGAGACTACATGTACAGCAACAGACCCTCAGTtcctgctagctagctagctatgcTACAGACTTTTGCCTACAGGCAGGCACAATGGAGGAGCTTTGCACCCTTCCCTAAATTCTACTGCCTCCAAAGTGATCACCATGAATCATTAAAGGAAAATggtagaaaaagaaaaaagaactgcTTCCTATATAGATAGGTACCACTGCGTTCATTTTCATCCTTCTTGGAAAGACAGACATGGAGGGACAGTCAGTCCTGGATCACAAACAAAACCAGAGGAACCATTCCACCAAGCGGACAGCATACATCTCACACCTCCGCGCCGACCAACCAATAGCACGGGGGCCTATGGACGCTAATCAGAATCTGACTCGACAGCTAGTACGGATTTTGGTCGAACTGACCGTGGCTGCCCAGACAGTGAGGAAGTGCCACCAGATCTATCCCCAGCAAAGTCGTCGTCGTCATTGCCACTCATGAGAACTGAAGCTGCACATGAGGAATCAAATGTTAGACCTTTCGGTGAAAATGCAGAGGCACGATTATATGGGCCACTGCTCACAGTCTTCACAAAGTATAAAGAAGCAAAATGCTTCCAGATTCATTTGTAAAAGACTTCAAATGGATGGAGCAAAATCACAATAAACTGCAGAATTAAGTAGCAGAGGGTGACTTCTATCATACCATCTAAAGATGTTATTTCATTCGCAGGGTTCTTCCTTTTCCGAGAAGTATTTTTGGCATTATTTAAACTTCCATCATTCCCATATTCTGGTTGGTTTGCTGCTGGTGCTAACACGCCCAAATTAACCGTAGAAACTGGCTCATGCAGAGATAGATTGGTGGCAGGGTAGTTTTGCACTTCACCCAGATTATCTGTTCCTTGTATTCCTGGATCATCTTGGGTAGTCGAAGGATACTCCCAAAATGACAACCCCAGATCATCAAAGTTTTCATTAAGGAAAAATGAAGTTTCATCTGGGCCTCCTGAAGTGTCAAGTGGATTGGGCGGTGGAAACTCATATCCGGTGTCATTTGCTGCGCCACAATTCACTGCACTAGGAGACAACACCGTAGTATTTTCATCATCTGAATCGCTCAGAACTATTGGAACATGTTCATCCCCAGGAGAAGAATTCAGATCATATACACTGCTCGTAGGGTGATCAGATTGTCCCGGTTCTGAATTATAACTTCCACCTTTAGCATCCTCATGATTAGTGTTGCTTGTATGGGTGACACATTTCCCATTTTCAAAGTCTCTACTCTGATCATTATAAGAAGTTGGTTTCAAATTAACATCCCCTTTCTTGCTAATTTCCCATTTGCCATTGTTGTTTCTCCTAATTCCCAGTTTGAGACGAGAACCCTTATTTTCGGGCAACGGTTCTTCTTTAATCTCTTGCTTTACAACACCCATGTTGGGTTTCGGTCCTGTACCTGTGGACATACAGAGAGTGCCATCTGGTAAATGCCACTGCATAAGATCCTTCAGTTCAGCTCCACCCTTAGCTCTCCAGGAACCATCCGGCTTGACATCGATTTCTGATATATCATCTCCACAGCTTTTGATCTAAATCACCAAAACGCAACAAAATCAGCATAAGATGCATAATGGAGTAACAGAGATGAAAACATGTACTTCATTAACAATATGGACTCACTAGCGAAGTGATGCGATTGAAATAAGGATCAATAATTAGATTCTCCAGAGAATAGTTCTTCAGGCAAATTGGGCATTGCCACTGCAGACAACGAATACTAGTTTGATTAGAAAAAGAAAAGGTAAAAGCAACAACGATGCGAGGCAAGTAATCAAACCTTCCGTGAACGTTGATTCAGTTCCACAAAAGCTTCTAAATCAAAACAACCCATGTGGACACAGGGTTTGAACCTACCAGCTACCTTAATCCTTGAACCAGTCATCTGTCAACATAAATTAGCTTTTACATGAACGTGCTTTTCACAACATACTATAAACCAAACAATACGATGCTGCTAACATGGGATTGGATAAAAGCATCTAGGTTAGAAATGTCATAAACAAAGTGATTCTAGGAAGATTGCACCGAGCCTTGAGTGTCATGGTACACAGAATAATGTACGATGGCAAATGCTAAATATTCAATATTCCAATGTACATGAGGTCAGGTGCAACAGACATGTCAGGGAAAGAGCAGGATTGGCAATATCATTATGGATCTAAACATTCTCATTGATGGCCAGAGTGCTTACAGGGCATCGGAGATTTACAGAGACTGAATCAGCAACGACCTCAATATCACTATCACTGTCTGCATTATCTGCCTCAGTCCCCCCACCGACACAGCGACGCACACGAGAAAGGGCATCATCAAACTTCTCACCATCCTGTTCCTTTGGTACCAAATTTAGGACCTGCCCATTATCAAAATTTTAAAAGAGGAATTAAAAGAATAAAGCAGGGTTCCAAATCTCAGGCACTTGATGGTTCCTAGGTAGCAGCTTGCTTACGGTAACTGCTGAAAGAACCATTCTGGCATTTTCCTGGAGCTTGTATAGAGATTACTTTTAACAGCACAGTTCACTTATAACCAAGAAATACTGGCCAGGAACCATCTGGGATTTGGAACCCTTCTATAACGTGCATTATTAGTATTATGACATCTTTCATGAACCTAAAATAGCTACCCTCTTCGAGGCCTTATCACTAAGCAATAAGCACTAAAGATTAAAAACAAGAAAAACCAAAACATTTACAGCGTTGATGGAAAAGGGAGTGCAAAACGTGCctatgaaaaaaaaagatatctAAAGTGTTTCCTGATCCAAATACCCTCTTTTGCCAAATATGTATTTCTGAAGAATATCGTGGTCAACAATGGAAATGTGAAATTGCCTTTCATTTGACACAGTATACCATAAGCAATTACCTCTTCCAGAGATCTCCTCTTGGCAATTCTGACACCCAAACAGAAGGCACGAGAGTCACTTCTAGATAGAACAATCTTATTGGGACCTTCTTTCAAAAACTGTGTTAACTGGGAGCAAAAAATTGAGTAGGATCAACAAACATCCATGCAGAAAATGTATCATGTAACTAATCAACAAACTGTGGCAAATCATTGTTAAGGTATAAAGTTAAAGAATAGCATGCTCCATTTCAACAAGATACTTACCATAAGACCATCATCTCTACCATTGGCCCCTAACGGCTGTGTAGCTTGCCTGCTGACAACCCGAACAGGAATACCTGAGAAAACAAATAATTTCCAAAACGAATAGTTCAGATCTAGATGAATGAACCCACAATTCAATGAGGAAAAACAGTTTTTAGCTGCCACAGAATGTTCCATGTAACCATGCTGGAAAAGACTCGGATCACACCTATATCTACAAGGCTGGAATGATGCAGAACTCAAAGTATTAAATTCCTAAATTGACAACATAGTGGCATGCATAAGTGCATTAAGCCATAGATGCATGCAGGCCTGCATGCAAATAAGACTCACAATAAGGCAAGGGGATGCAGCATAAAATGAGCGAATAGCATCAGTGCATGAGGGCGATCAAATTGAATACAAAAATAAGATGAAACTGAAATTTGACTGATCCCAAAAACAACAAATTGACTGACTGAATAAATAATTTCCTAAGACCCTGTCAGATAGTATTTCAGTACAAATGGTAAGCCAATGGAAATACCATTAATTTGCATGTCAGAATGTAAAGGCCAGTGCATCCTGAAAGGAACTTTGTCATCGAGAAGGATACACCAAACCTGCAAGAAATAAATGGTGCAAAGCAAACCAAGGTCAAAAATGGATACACATAGTCCAATATTCTCTACGATGGCGCAAGATATTAGAAATTGAGCACTGTCACCATGTATTAACTCATAAGTCCCAAACATATCCTTGTTATTGATATTTGATCTTGAGGTAATTGTGCTCCTGGTACAAGAACATGGCAGGTACTTCCATACAAAATCTACATCGGAGCTACAATAACTTGGCCTGGACGTGCACTTGAGGTACAAATCGCTCCTGTGCTGACACATGGACACCAGCGGGGCAAAGTGCATGCGCTGAGCTGCTTGGATTCTTTGCAAAATGGCCCCTGCAAGTCTGAAAGTTTGACCGTAGCCCCCTGGGCACCATAGACATCTAATTTAGGACAGTAAAACTGACCTAGTCCCAGTCATCTCACGCGCTTAGCGTTTCTGGCCGTCCATTTTACTGACTTGGGCGTTCCTGGCCATTAGATCTGCCATCTAAGGAGCTGATGCTCCAGGAGAAAAAACGAAGCTCTCTGGTTAACTGGGCCACTTCTGCCAGCCCATTTATCTAACCGAGCATGTTCCAAGAGAAAAAAACTGTTCGCTCAATCGATGGGCAGTCGATACAACCATCAACATATTACGCATCTCGCGCGATGCCGCTACACATGGCTGATCTTGATCGCCTCCACCCGTCGGAGTCCGACAAAAACGGTAGCACTGCTGCTTGACGACCCTGCGACCGAGCTCCCTCCATCGATCGAGCGAACAGTTTCTTCTCCTGGACCATGCTCGGTTAGATAAATGGGCTGGCAGAAGTGGCACAGTTAACCAGAGTGCTTTGTTTTCTCCTGGAGCAGCAACCCCTTAGACAGCacatctaatggtcagaaacgccCAAATCAGGAAAATGGACCGCCAGAAACGCTAAGCGCATGAGATGGCTGAGATTAGGTCAGTTTTACTGTCCTAAATTAGATGTCTACGCCTCTACGGTGCCCAGGGGACCTCGACCAAAATTTCAGACTCGCAGGGGCCATTTTGCAAAGAATCTGAGCAGCCCAGCGCATGCACTTTGCCCCGCTGGCGTCCATGTGTCAGCACAGGAGCGATTTGTACCTCAAGTGCACGTCCAGGCCAAGTTATTGTACCTCCACTGTAGGTTTTGCAAGTTTTTGTACGAAACTGGGCCCACCAGCCAAGTTCTTGTACCAGGAGCACAATTACCTCTTTGATCTTTTTAGCAATGTACTAActccgtctcaaaatataagacatttttttagGCTAAACCagcctacaaaaacgtcttatattttgagacagaggtAGTATCTAATAATATATGATCATACAAATGGCTATTTAAAGAAAATCATGAACAAACCTAATAGTTCAAGGAAATGAAGAGGGAAACGAAATTAACCTGAAtgtcatattcagctttctgtagcATTTCCCTATTAGCTCTTGATAACGGAAAGGTTTTCTCGATATACTGTACAGTATATGACCTGAACATAAGCATGAATCACAAACAAAAACTATGCAAATCACAGAAGTATCATGGTTCAGTTAACTTGTACAGTGACATAAAACAATTTGTGGTCATCTAGTTACTCAAATCTCATGGTACCAACATGTTCATCAGATGTACAACCACCGTATAATGTTTACTTCTTATGGACAACGAAGGAATAATCATGATCAGAACCATCTGAGGTTGTAAAGCAAGAAAAAAGACACGGAGCCCACTTCTCATCCATAATTAATGTGATCGAGTACCTGGGTTCTAAGTATTGAGGTAAGATCGCTCAAGCAATAATATCACCACAGCAGACAAAACACAAAGTAATTACTAGCAGATAATGTCTGACACATGGTGAACAAAAATCCCTAACAGGATATACTGAATGGTTTCTAGACCTTGCTTTGGCACCCTGATAAACATATTATGAATGATGAGGCATGGTATAATCACTTCTTTGCACTCAAACTTTACCGGACTCATTTGAGATCGCTCTACAAAAAAGGAGATGCCAGCGGAGTTACAACAGTAATTAAGAACAATATTTTTTTTCTTATTAGACATTTTGCAACATGGTACAGTTGAAGAGATTCTGGAAGATATTCCGCGGCACATAAAACAGAATGATGAAGGAAAATACTTGCTCCCCCGCAAGGCCAATCAACAGGGCAACGTGGCTCCTGGTCATTGACGGGTAAAGGGAGGTAGAGGAGGTGAAAATCAAAAATGTACTTTGGAGACAAATAATGCATGACTTACCCATCTGCCATTATGTTGGAAGGAGCTACTGACACTGGAAGTAATGGGTGGTTAATAGTGACCCAGAAACTGCAAATTGCAGAAGGAAAATATGTCAGAACAATCGGCCATTTAGTATTAAGACTTCTAAGCTACAAAATGCAGAAAAGGCAGTCATTCAGAGCGGGGGGAAAGAGAGGACATAAAAGAGATGCAGGAAAATCAGTTCTAAGTTGCACAGTAATGAGAGTTTCATACATGATTACAATTAATGCTACAGGACGACCCAGATAATCTAATTCAA
Proteins encoded:
- the LOC123096659 gene encoding E3 SUMO-protein ligase SIZ2 isoform X2 — translated: MASAPGGDPVLAACKDKLKHFRLKELKDVLYKIGLSKHGKKQELVDKIVAILSDQQDQASKIDGLPNRLMVGKETVVKIVEDTFRKMREPANAVSASGNQNELGYSVMPMKNPDDSAQLDIKVRCPCGNSMATGSMIQCDHPRCSVWQHIDCVIIPEKTADTAPQELPSSFYCEMCRVSRADPFWVTINHPLLPVSVAPSNIMADGSYTVQYIEKTFPLSRANREMLQKAEYDIQVWCILLDDKVPFRMHWPLHSDMQINGIPVRVVSRQATQPLGANGRDDGLMLTQFLKEGPNKIVLSRSDSRAFCLGVRIAKRRSLEEVLNLVPKEQDGEKFDDALSRVRRCVGGGTEADNADSDSDIEVVADSVSVNLRCPMTGSRIKVAGRFKPCVHMGCFDLEAFVELNQRSRKWQCPICLKNYSLENLIIDPYFNRITSLIKSCGDDISEIDVKPDGSWRAKGGAELKDLMQWHLPDGTLCMSTASVLMSGNDDDDFAGDRSGGTSSLSGQPRSVRPKSVLAVESDSD
- the LOC123096659 gene encoding E3 SUMO-protein ligase SIZ2 isoform X1, with translation MASAPGGDPVLAACKDKLKHFRLKELKDVLYKIGLSKHGKKQELVDKIVAILSDQQDQASKIDGLPNRLMVGKETVVKIVEDTFRKMREPANAVSASGNQNELGYSVMPMKNPDDSAQLDIKVRCPCGNSMATGSMIQCDHPRCSVWQHIDCVIIPEKTADTAPQELPSSFYCEMCRVSRADPFWVTINHPLLPVSVAPSNIMADGSYTVQYIEKTFPLSRANREMLQKAEYDIQVWCILLDDKVPFRMHWPLHSDMQINGIPVRVVSRQATQPLGANGRDDGLMLTQFLKEGPNKIVLSRSDSRAFCLGVRIAKRRSLEEVLNLVPKEQDGEKFDDALSRVRRCVGGGTEADNADSDSDIEVVADSVSVNLRCPMTGSRIKVAGRFKPCVHMGCFDLEAFVELNQRSRKWQCPICLKNYSLENLIIDPYFNRITSLIKSCGDDISEIDVKPDGSWRAKGGAELKDLMQWHLPDGTLCMSTGTGPKPNMGVVKQEIKEEPLPENKGSRLKLGIRRNNNGKWEISKKGDVNLKPTSYNDQSRDFENGKCVTHTSNTNHEDAKGGSYNSEPGQSDHPTSSVYDLNSSPGDEHVPIVLSDSDDENTTVLSPSAVNCGAANDTGYEFPPPNPLDTSGGPDETSFFLNENFDDLGLSFWEYPSTTQDDPGIQGTDNLGEVQNYPATNLSLHEPVSTVNLGVLAPAANQPEYGNDGSLNNAKNTSRKRKNPANEITSLDASVLMSGNDDDDFAGDRSGGTSSLSGQPRSVRPKSVLAVESDSD
- the LOC123096660 gene encoding probable serine/threonine-protein kinase PBL25, translating into MLSWLRCFPHDGTVMDEERKPRPGRSATFRKKHSPDAAPSRKRFVRSGTSLTASSSARASFGRHSVDVPNYNHSIVSARSFTFPELAAATDSFSHANLIGEGGFGRVYRGLIGSSAVAVKQLDRTGFQGDHEFLVEVLVLSSLLTHPNLVGLLGYCADGNQRLLVYQLMPLGSLENHLFLPRVPADGEEKPPPPVLPWRTRMRIAHDAAQGLEFLHETANPPVIYRDLKSSNILLDEGYNAKLSDFGLAKLATPITRNGKGGDAEEEKDGSSRVMGTYGYCAPEYVRKGHLTVKSDVYSFGVVLLELITGRRVIDESRPSGEQNLVAWAAPMFSEQRRMHELVDPLLVEGPSGRELKQAVAVAAMCLQEEDTVRPIMSDVVMALSFAADDLPSAPRYTSL